From the genome of Gracilinanus agilis isolate LMUSP501 chromosome 2, AgileGrace, whole genome shotgun sequence, one region includes:
- the FOXA1 gene encoding hepatocyte nuclear factor 3-alpha, whose translation MLGTVKMEGHETSDWNSYYAESQEAYSSVPVSNMNSGLGSMNTMNTYMTMNTMTTSGNMTPASFNMSYANPGLGAGLSPGAVAGMPGGSASAMNSMTAAGVTAMGAALSPGGMNAMGAQQAASMNGLSPYPGSMNPCMSPMAYAPSNLSRSRGDAKTFKRSYPHAKPPYSYISLITMAIQQAPSKMLTLSEIYQWIMDLFPYYRQNQQRWQNSIRHSLSFNDCFVKVARSPDKPGKGSYWTLHPDSGNMFENGCYLRRQKRFKCEKQAGAGGGGGGGGGGVGKGGPDSRKEPPGGSSTSSNSPLHRGVHAKSSQLEGSQASGPAASPQPLDHSGAGATGGAQELKTPASAAPPITSGPVALASVPPSHPAHVLTPHESQLHLKGDPHYSFNHPFSINNLMSSSEQQHKLDFKAYEQALQYSPYGAGLPGSLPLSSASMAGRSTIEPSALEPSYYQGVYSRPVLNTS comes from the exons ATGTTAGGTACGGTGAAAATGGAAGGGCACGAAACTAGCGACTGGAACAGCTACTACGCGGAATCTCAGGAG GCCTACTCCTCAGTGCCCGTCAGCAATATGAATTCGGGCCTAGGCTCAATGAACACCATGAATACCTACATGACTATGAACACCATGACCACCAGTGGCAACATGACGCCAGCTTCTTTCAACATGTCCTATGCCAACCCAGGCCTAGGGGCCGGACTAAGCCCAGGTGCTGTGGCAGGAATGCCAGGAGGTTCAGCTAGTGCCATGAACAGCATGACTGCTGCAGGGGTGACCGCCATGGGAGCCGCCCTGAGTCCTGGGGGCATGAATGCCATGGGAGCTCAACAGGCTGCCTCCATGAATGGACTGAGTCCCTACCCTGGATCTATGAACCCCTGCATGAGCCCTATGGCATATGCCCCTTCCAACCTTAGCCGCAGCAGGGGGGACGCCAAAACCTTCAAGCGGAGCTACCCGCATGCCAAGCCCCCCTACTCCTATATTTCCCTCATCACCATGGCCATCCAACAAGCTCCCAGCAAGATGCTGACCCTGAGTGAAATCTATCAATGGATTATGGACTTATTTCCCTATTACAGGCAGAATCAACAGCGCTGGCAGAATTCCATTCGCCATTCGCTCTCATTCAATGACTGCTTTGTCAAGGTGGCTCGCTCTCCTGACAAGCCCGGCAAGGGCTCTTATTGGACCCTGCACCCGGACTCTGGCAACATGTTCGAGAACGGCTGCTATCTACGACGTCAGAAGCGCTTCAAGTGCGAGAAACAAGCCGGGGCGGGTGGCGGGGGCGGAGGGGGGGGCGGAGGCGTAGGCAAAGGAGGTCCAGACAGCAGGAAGGAGCCCCCGGGAGGTTCCAGCACAAGCTCCAACTCCCCTTTGCATCGCGGGGTGCATGCCAAATCCTCCCAACTGGAAGGCTCCCAGGCGTCGGGACCTGCGGCCAGCCCCCAGCCTCTGGACCATAGTGGGGCAGGGGCGACAGGGGGCGCCCAGGAGCTAAAGACTCCGGCCTCTGCGGCCCCGCCAATCACCTCTGGGCCAGTGGCTCTTGCCTCTGTGCCCCCCTCCCACCCAGCACATGTCTTGACACCCCACGAGTCCCAGTTGCACCTGAAAGGGGACCCCCACTACTCCTTCAACCATCCCTTCTCCATCAACAACCTTATGTCTTCTTCCGAGCAACAGCACAAGCTGGACTTCAAGGCTTACGAACAGGCTCTGCAGTACTCACCTTATGGAGCAGGGCTGCCAGGGAGCCTGCCCCTGAGCAGTGCCTCCATGGCCGGGAGGAGCACAATTGAGCCTTCAGCTCTGGAGCCTTCCTACTATCAAGGTGTGTATTCCAGACCGGTCCTAAATACTTCTTAG